Proteins encoded together in one Planctopirus ephydatiae window:
- a CDS encoding ArsR/SmtB family transcription factor, translating into MKTRTEKNADAGCCAKPNLKERPLLSPIQAGGLAAVFKVLANDTRLRLLHALVRAGELCVTDLAASVGMKPQAVSNQLQRLSDLGILAARREGNSVHYRLVDLCVRSLMDQGLCLMEEVSDRSQRRTRAGCE; encoded by the coding sequence ATGAAGACAAGAACCGAAAAAAACGCTGATGCCGGTTGCTGCGCCAAGCCCAACTTGAAAGAGCGACCGTTGCTCTCACCGATTCAGGCGGGCGGGTTGGCCGCAGTGTTCAAGGTGCTGGCCAACGATACCCGGCTTCGGCTCTTGCACGCCTTGGTGCGGGCAGGCGAACTCTGTGTGACCGACCTTGCTGCCTCGGTCGGCATGAAACCACAGGCGGTATCGAACCAGCTTCAACGCCTGTCGGACCTCGGAATCTTGGCGGCTCGGCGGGAAGGTAACAGTGTCCACTACCGGCTCGTGGACTTATGCGTTCGGTCGCTGATGGACCAAGGTTTGTGCCTCATGGAAGAAGTTAGCGACCGCAGCCAACGTCGGACGAGGGCTGGCTGCGAATGA
- the arsA gene encoding arsenical pump-driving ATPase, which yields MRLLEQPTRLLFFTGKGGVGKTSLACATAVALADQGKIVLLVSTDPASNLGQVFGVTIGEHDPIAIPDVPGLYALNINPEAAAQAYRDRIVGPVRDVLPAETIKGMEEQLSGACTTEIAAFDEFTGLLADDAATAKYDHVIFDTAPTGHTLRLLQLPTAWSNYLDSNESGASCLGPLSGLAKQRQQYAHAVAQLANGDATTVVLVSRPQKASLVEADRTSHELATLGIVNQQLVINGIMPENGSHDPLAVALREREKAAILSLPTALVSLPMDQVPLQPRNMVGLAALRAFLSEKSDALPAPQSATPPVPLSLPPLSQLIDEIEKDQHGLVMVMGKGGVGKTTVAAAIAVDLAARGHAVHLTTTDPAAHLSMTVESTFPNLAVSRIDPQVERDRYRQHVMETKGQNLDEAGRTLLEEDLRSPCTEEIAVFQALSRVMRESKEKFVVVDTAPTGHTLLLLDATGAYHRDVVRNMQAGSHAVTPMMRLQDPKQTKMVIVTLPETTPVLEAEALQADLRRAGIEPWAWVINSSLSAASPTDPLLVARAAEERQHVERVQKSVSLVAIIPWLTQEPTGSERLLELSRSKAESCVST from the coding sequence ATGCGTCTCTTGGAACAACCGACACGACTACTGTTTTTCACGGGCAAAGGAGGGGTCGGCAAGACATCCTTGGCGTGTGCCACGGCGGTTGCACTTGCAGATCAAGGCAAGATCGTCTTGCTGGTCAGCACGGACCCGGCTTCCAACCTTGGGCAAGTCTTTGGGGTAACGATTGGCGAGCATGACCCCATTGCGATCCCCGACGTTCCCGGCCTATACGCCCTGAATATCAATCCTGAAGCAGCGGCACAGGCGTATCGAGATCGGATTGTCGGACCCGTGCGTGATGTGTTGCCTGCCGAGACGATTAAAGGGATGGAAGAGCAGTTATCCGGGGCTTGCACCACAGAGATCGCAGCCTTCGACGAGTTTACGGGGTTGCTGGCCGATGATGCGGCAACCGCAAAGTACGATCACGTCATTTTTGATACGGCACCCACCGGCCACACGCTCCGGCTCCTTCAATTGCCAACGGCATGGAGCAACTATCTTGATTCCAATGAATCCGGTGCTTCTTGCTTAGGGCCACTATCAGGCTTGGCGAAACAGCGGCAACAATACGCTCATGCAGTTGCACAACTGGCAAACGGAGACGCCACAACGGTTGTGCTTGTCTCACGCCCCCAGAAAGCATCTCTGGTAGAAGCAGATCGCACCAGTCATGAACTGGCGACTTTGGGCATCGTAAACCAGCAACTCGTCATCAACGGGATCATGCCAGAGAATGGCAGCCACGATCCTTTGGCCGTAGCACTGCGGGAGCGAGAAAAGGCTGCAATACTCTCCCTGCCTACGGCACTCGTGTCATTGCCGATGGATCAAGTTCCTTTGCAGCCCAGAAACATGGTTGGACTAGCCGCATTACGGGCCTTTCTTTCTGAGAAGTCGGATGCGTTACCTGCGCCGCAGAGTGCAACACCACCAGTCCCTCTTTCTTTGCCACCGCTGTCTCAATTGATTGATGAGATTGAAAAAGACCAGCATGGACTGGTGATGGTGATGGGAAAAGGCGGAGTTGGTAAAACGACTGTCGCTGCTGCAATTGCCGTCGATCTTGCTGCCCGTGGTCATGCAGTGCATCTGACAACGACCGACCCAGCGGCCCATCTGTCGATGACGGTGGAATCGACGTTTCCCAATCTGGCGGTGAGTCGAATCGACCCGCAGGTTGAGCGAGATCGTTACCGTCAGCATGTCATGGAGACAAAAGGGCAGAATCTCGATGAGGCGGGGCGAACTCTTCTGGAGGAGGATTTACGTTCGCCCTGCACAGAGGAAATCGCCGTGTTTCAGGCATTGTCACGGGTCATGCGGGAGTCCAAAGAGAAATTCGTGGTTGTCGATACTGCACCCACAGGCCACACGCTTCTCTTGCTCGATGCCACGGGTGCCTACCACCGTGACGTCGTCCGCAACATGCAAGCTGGATCGCATGCGGTCACTCCCATGATGCGGTTGCAAGACCCGAAGCAAACCAAAATGGTGATCGTCACCTTGCCCGAAACGACTCCTGTGCTGGAGGCCGAAGCGCTTCAGGCCGATTTGCGTCGAGCCGGAATTGAGCCTTGGGCGTGGGTCATCAATTCTTCCTTGTCTGCGGCCTCACCAACAGACCCACTGCTTGTCGCACGAGCCGCAGAAGAACGGCAGCACGTCGAGCGAGTCCAGAAATCCGTCTCACTAGTGGCGATCATTCCGTGGCTTACGCAAGAGCCAACTGGAAGCGAGCGGCTGCTGGAGCTTTCACGATCAAAAGCGGAATCCTGCGTCTCGACCTGA
- the arsD gene encoding arsenite efflux transporter metallochaperone ArsD translates to MATIQVFDKPLCCSSGVCGPDVDPALVMFSADLQWLERQGVQVQRINPAHQPALFAASELVREELKQHGSDCLPVVVVNDSVVSRGVFPSRSQLAGWTGITLDSLPELPVTNTGCCGDTEGKKRSSSSCCS, encoded by the coding sequence ATGGCGACTATCCAAGTTTTTGACAAGCCGTTGTGCTGCTCAAGTGGAGTCTGTGGCCCAGACGTTGATCCGGCACTCGTGATGTTTTCAGCCGACCTTCAGTGGTTAGAGCGGCAGGGCGTCCAAGTGCAGAGAATCAATCCTGCGCACCAACCAGCCCTATTCGCAGCAAGTGAGCTTGTGCGAGAAGAGTTGAAACAACACGGAAGCGACTGCTTGCCCGTGGTTGTTGTGAATGATTCGGTTGTCAGCCGAGGCGTCTTTCCAAGTCGCTCTCAATTGGCGGGCTGGACTGGAATCACTCTCGATTCTCTTCCTGAACTTCCCGTGACGAACACCGGCTGCTGCGGTGACACTGAAGGCAAGAAGCGCTCATCGTCCTCGTGTTGCTCCTAA
- a CDS encoding arsenate reductase ArsC — protein MKKVVFVCVENSNRSQMAEAFARIHGAGKVEALSAGSRPSGRVNPKAIEAMKELGYDLTTHTSKGLEAFNGKEVEVAVTMGCGDECPLVLAKQRVDWKIPDPRDMTPEQFREVRNLIETKVKELIQTL, from the coding sequence GTGAAAAAAGTCGTGTTCGTTTGCGTCGAGAACTCCAACCGCAGCCAGATGGCCGAGGCGTTTGCCCGGATTCACGGGGCGGGGAAGGTTGAGGCGCTTAGCGCCGGATCACGCCCATCTGGACGAGTAAACCCGAAGGCAATTGAGGCCATGAAGGAACTCGGCTACGACCTGACCACACATACTTCGAAAGGGCTGGAAGCATTTAACGGCAAGGAAGTCGAGGTCGCCGTCACGATGGGCTGCGGCGACGAATGCCCGCTAGTCCTCGCCAAGCAACGAGTGGACTGGAAGATTCCCGATCCGAGAGACATGACCCCAGAACAATTTCGGGAAGTGCGGAATCTGATCGAAACCAAAGTCAAGGAACTGATTCAAACGCTGTAA